A stretch of Heptranchias perlo isolate sHepPer1 chromosome 1, sHepPer1.hap1, whole genome shotgun sequence DNA encodes these proteins:
- the foxi2 gene encoding forkhead box protein I2, with the protein MNSVGLHDHQHSNSPHLRPKTAQEVSEMAVYCDNFNMFHQQNLHTSQRPGNYALGEYHGPANPYLWLNGPGVNASPPYLHANNSAPFVPPSYGSQKQFLPGSSAFPGADLGWLSITSQEELLKLVRPPYSYSALIAMAIQNAHEKKLTLSQIYQYVAENFPFYKKSKAGWQNSIRHNLSLNDCFKKVPRDEDDPGKGNYWTLDPNCEKMFDNGNFRRKRKRRTDSSSGIGGSHVGKSQDNPATPGVKMTESPSALLEATSPDLDHSRGSSDNLKPSTPTSSPCLNSFFNSMAAIGSGPISRQVSMGLANDLSQRNVAGLGSYSSNSSLSSQETTEVTDAFHLNRAGYYNSFSGGQANQFNSHFYNSFSVNSLIYPREGTEV; encoded by the exons ATGAACTCTGTGGGTTTGCATGATCACCAGCATTCGAACTCACCTCACCTCCGACCCAAAACCGCGCAGGAAGTCTCTGAGATGGCAGTCTACTGTGATAACTTCAACATGTTCCATCAACAGAACCTTCACACCTCCCAAAGGCCGGGCAACTACGCACTGGGCGAGTACCACGGCCCCGCCAACCCTTACTTGTGGCTCAACGGTCCAGGTGTCAACGCGTCCCCGCCTTACCTCCACGCCAATAACTCGGCGCCCTTCGTGCCCCCGTCCTACGGGTCTCAGAAGCAGTTCCTGCCCGGTTCTTCTGCTTTCCCCGGGGCCGACTTGGGCTGGTTGTCCATCACCAGCCAGGAAGAGCTGCTCAAGTTGGTCAGGCCCCCTTACTCCTACTCTGCCCTCATAGCCATGGCCATCCAGAACGCCCACGAGAAGAAGCTGACTCTGAGCCAGATCTACCAGTACGTGGCCGAGAACTTCCCGTTTTACAAGAAGAGCAAGGCGGGTTGGCAGAACTCCATCAGGCACAACCTGTCTTTAAACGATTGCTTTAAGAAGGTGCCGAGGGACGAGGACGATCCAG GTAAAGGAAATTATTGGACTCTGGACCCCAACTGCGAAAAGATGTTCGACAATGGCAACTTTCGCAGGAAGAGAAAACGGAGAACTGATTCCAGCTCGGGCATCGGGGGCTCCCACGTCGGCAAGTCCCAGGACAATCCGGCAACCCCGGGCGTGAAAATGACCGAGAGTCCGTCGGCGCTGCTCGAAGCCACCTCACCGGACCTGGATCACTCCCGGGGCTCCAGCGACAACCTGAAACCTTCCACGCCCACGTCCAGCCCTTGTCTGAACAGTTTCTTTAACAGCATGGCAGCGATCGGCAGTGGACCCATCAGTAGACAAGTGTCGATGGGACTTGCGAACGACTTATCTCAAAGAAACGTGGCTGGACTTGGTTCCTACTCATCAAACAGTAGCTTGTCCTCTCAGGAAACCACTGAGGTAACGGACGCCTTTCACTTAAACCGCGCCGGTTACTACAACTCCTTCTCTGGGGGTCAAGCGAACCAATTCAACAGCCACTTCTACAATAGCTTCAGCGTCAACAGTTTGATCTATCCCAGAGAAGGCACTGAggtctga